The Pasteuria penetrans genome segment ACCAGACATCGTGCCCTCTGCCCCGCCCTCCAGTACTGGAAACACAAGGGTTGCCTAAATACTACCACCCAAGGGGATGGGCAAATAACCATTCAGTTGACTACCAAAGGGAGGGCAATCATACCCCCACCGACCACCCCTGATCCAGGAGAAACAAGGGGGAGGTGCCCGGACGTTCCATGATGAGTCACATTTGGATCCTACTCACGAGTTCTATCATTGCTTCCACGTGTGCGATCATGGGATGTTTCCTTTTACTGCGAAAATCGGCTATGTTGGGGGATGCTATTGGCCACTCCGTTCTATTCGGAGTTGCTATTTCCTTTTACCTTACAGGAAATGGAAACACAACCTTTTCCCTCATCGGTGCCACCCTATGCAGCTGGCTAACGGGTTTCATTATCGAATACCTCCGCCAGAAGGGTGTTCCCAATGATGCAGCGATCAGTGTCACTTTCACCACTCTGTTTGCCCTAGGGGTTGTCATCCTAAAAACAGTAGCCAATAATATCGATCTCGACCTAGAGTGTGCTCTATTTGGAGAACTCATGGATATACCACTGGATACCCTATCTATGGGTTCCTGGGAAATCCCCTATCCCCTTACAATCATGACGGCCGTCCTGATTCTTATCCTCACGGTCCTCTTCTTCCTCTACCGTCCCCTGCAAATCAGCACCTTTGATCCTCTCCTAGCCGCATCGTTAGGGCTTCCCGTCGCTTTTCTCCATCATGTCATCATGAGTCTGGTTTCCCTAACCAGCGTTACCTCCCTAAAAAGCGGCGGTCTGGTTCTTGTCATTTCCATGCTCATCATACCGGCCGCCACCGCCTATCTGCTGACACGCCACTTGTCCACTATGCTCTTATCCAGCGTGGGAATTGGTATTATGAGTACGATGACGGGTTATGGGTTGGCCATACGATGGAACATATCCTCCTCAGGGGCTATCGCATTAGCCGCGGGTGGATATTTTGTTCTTGCCCTTCTCTTCTCCCCCCATTATGGCTGGATTGGATATCTCTGTCGTCAAAAAATTCAACTATCCCGTGACTGAACCCCGCATCTTCCGATCCCCCCATGCGGGGGACTTTTTTTGAATGACTTCCTAGAACCAATGCAATCAATTTTGTAACTGGAAGCTGCTCATCACCCACCCCCATAGGAACGGTTGCGGAATGACATCCCCTGGAATGACACACCTATACTCTCCCCGGGGCAACTCCACACCCTACAAAATGTATAAAAATTCCTCCCCCTCTATATTCATTGATAATACTGTCCCCCTATATTCATTGATATGCTGCCTCCCCCAATATCTGGTACTATATGAACAAGGGAACCCCTCATCCGGCATCAGGGGGTAAAATGATAGGACCAAAAAGGGAGGACAAACAAATGGATCATACCTGGATCCTCCTCACGGGTGCTACCGTAGCCGCCACCTGCGGATTAGTGGGGTGCTTCCTTCTCTTGCGTAAAATGGCTATGCTGGGGGATGCCATAGGTCATGCCATCCTATTCGGCATCGCCGCATCCTTTTGTCTAGCGGGTGTACGCCATACACCCATCCTCCTCATTGGTGCCACCCTATGCGGCTGGCTTACAGGATTCATTGTAGAATACCTGCGCCAAACGGGAGTGCAGAATGATGCTGCTATTAGCGTCACCTTTACTACCTTGTTTGCCACCGGGGTATTACTCATTTCACTGTTCGCACAAAGTATTGACCTTGATCTTGATTGCGTTCTTTTTGGCGAAATCGCCTACGTTCCCCTAGATACATGGTCCATAGGAACTTGGGAGGTCCCGCGTTCCTTCATCATCATGATCGGAATTTTATGTACTAACCTTCTGTTCATCATCCT includes the following:
- a CDS encoding metal ABC transporter permease gives rise to the protein MIGPKREDKQMDHTWILLTGATVAATCGLVGCFLLLRKMAMLGDAIGHAILFGIAASFCLAGVRHTPILLIGATLCGWLTGFIVEYLRQTGVQNDAAISVTFTTLFATGVLLISLFAQSIDLDLDCVLFGEIAYVPLDTWSIGTWEVPRSFIIMIGILCTNLLFIILCYHPLKVSTFDPLFASALGIPTLLLHHILIGLTSLTTVAAFESVGIVLVISMLILPAATAYMLTQHFSPMLLISMGIGIFSSVVGYWLSLQWGSSIAGTTSFIAGACFLLALCFSPRYKWLSRIWERGKSSLQS
- a CDS encoding metal ABC transporter permease; protein product: MMSHIWILLTSSIIASTCAIMGCFLLLRKSAMLGDAIGHSVLFGVAISFYLTGNGNTTFSLIGATLCSWLTGFIIEYLRQKGVPNDAAISVTFTTLFALGVVILKTVANNIDLDLECALFGELMDIPLDTLSMGSWEIPYPLTIMTAVLILILTVLFFLYRPLQISTFDPLLAASLGLPVAFLHHVIMSLVSLTSVTSLKSGGLVLVISMLIIPAATAYLLTRHLSTMLLSSVGIGIMSTMTGYGLAIRWNISSSGAIALAAGGYFVLALLFSPHYGWIGYLCRQKIQLSRD